A window of bacterium contains these coding sequences:
- the thrC gene encoding threonine synthase: GIIAQYKDFLPVRDKTPIITLKEGNTPLIEAKNLSEAIGGNLKIYLKYEGLNPTGSFKDRGMTLAISRAVEEGSKAVMCASTGNTSASAACYAALAKIDCVVLIPEGAIALGKLAQALMHGAKVLAVQGNFDDALNLVREITAKYPVTLVNSINPYRIEGQKTGAFEIVDVLGKAPDYHAIPVGNAGNITAYWKGYKEYKQAGKVASLPKMLGFQAAGAAPIVEGRVIENPQTIATAIKIGNPASWKQASAARDESGGIIDKVTDEEIIEAYKMLASLEGVFVEPASAASVAGVIKLNKQNYFNRLSTIVCILTGHGLKDPDRAIKVAPQPTVVPAKLEKIVELLGY; encoded by the coding sequence GGGATAATTGCCCAATATAAAGATTTTTTACCTGTGAGGGATAAAACCCCAATAATTACTTTAAAAGAAGGTAATACCCCTTTAATTGAGGCTAAAAATTTAAGTGAGGCAATTGGTGGAAATCTCAAGATTTATTTAAAATATGAGGGACTAAATCCAACGGGTTCTTTTAAAGATAGAGGTATGACCCTGGCTATTTCCAGGGCAGTCGAAGAAGGTTCCAAGGCAGTAATGTGTGCTTCAACAGGAAATACTTCTGCCTCAGCGGCCTGCTATGCCGCTCTGGCAAAAATAGATTGTGTGGTATTAATTCCTGAAGGGGCAATTGCCTTAGGGAAACTCGCTCAAGCCTTAATGCATGGTGCAAAAGTCCTGGCTGTTCAGGGAAATTTTGATGATGCCTTAAATTTAGTCCGCGAAATCACCGCTAAATATCCAGTTACATTAGTCAATTCCATTAATCCTTATCGGATAGAAGGGCAAAAAACAGGTGCTTTTGAAATAGTGGATGTTTTGGGTAAAGCCCCTGATTATCACGCCATTCCAGTTGGTAATGCGGGGAATATCACTGCCTATTGGAAGGGCTATAAAGAATATAAACAAGCAGGTAAAGTAGCCTCTTTACCCAAAATGCTTGGTTTTCAAGCCGCTGGGGCAGCACCAATCGTCGAAGGCAGAGTAATTGAAAATCCACAAACGATTGCTACCGCTATAAAAATTGGTAATCCTGCCAGTTGGAAACAGGCATCTGCCGCCAGGGATGAATCCGGCGGAATAATTGATAAGGTAACAGATGAAGAAATTATTGAGGCGTATAAAATGCTTGCCTCTTTAGAAGGAGTCTTTGTCGAACCAGCATCAGCCGCATCTGTGGCTGGTGTAATTAAACTAAATAAACAAAACTATTTTAACCGATTATCAACTATTGTCTGTATCTTGACCGGACATGGACTAAAAGACCCTGATAGAGCAATTAAAGTTGCTCCTCAACCCACTGTAGTGCCAGCAAAGTTAGAAAAGATAGTAGAACTTTTGGGGTATTAA